The window CCAGTTGGTAAAGTCAGACATGAAACGGAACCCGCTATCGGGAGAGGTTTTTCTGTTTGTAGGTAAGAACAGAGAGTCAATCAAGATCCTACACTGGGAGAACGGAGGTTTTGTTTTATATCAGAAGAAACTTGAAAGAGGCACTTTTGAGATACCCTGTTTTAATCCTTCCAGTGGTCAGTATGAGATGAAATGGACGACGTTCGTTCTGA of the uncultured Bacteroides sp. genome contains:
- the tnpB gene encoding IS66 family insertion sequence element accessory protein TnpB (TnpB, as the term is used for proteins encoded by IS66 family insertion elements, is considered an accessory protein, since TnpC, encoded by a neighboring gene, is a DDE family transposase.) produces the protein MFALTESMSYFLCPHYVDMRKGIYSLYQLVKSDMKRNPLSGEVFLFVGKNRESIKILHWENGGFVLYQKKLERGTFEIPCFNPSSGQYEMKWTTFVLIMEGVCIRSVKYRKRFYADLIR